From the Cohaesibacter sp. ES.047 genome, one window contains:
- the speB gene encoding agmatinase: MDMPRFAGPVNFMRLPHLTWDDDAVEQVQIGIVGVPWDGGTTNRPGARHGPRQLRDLSTMIRWINPASGINPYEACNIADMGDAPVNPADMADSLDRITTFYKVLKEKNIVPMTAGGDHLISYPVLKAIAATSPVGMIHFDAHTDLFDNYFGGFKYTHGTPFRRAIEDGHLDPKRTVQIGIRGAMYNDDDIVWGLEQGVRIIRIEEVEDRGIKDVMAEARKIVGDKPTYVSFDIDSIDPAFAPGTGTPEIGGFTTREAQRMVRLLEGLNLIGADLVEVSPPFDNTGGTAWVGANIMYELLCVLSQSPAIKSK, encoded by the coding sequence ATGGACATGCCCCGTTTCGCCGGGCCGGTCAACTTCATGCGCCTGCCGCATCTGACATGGGACGACGACGCAGTCGAGCAAGTCCAAATCGGTATCGTCGGCGTTCCATGGGATGGAGGAACCACCAACCGCCCCGGCGCTCGCCATGGTCCACGCCAGCTTCGTGATCTGTCCACGATGATCCGCTGGATTAACCCCGCCTCCGGCATCAATCCTTATGAAGCCTGCAACATCGCCGATATGGGAGATGCGCCGGTCAACCCTGCTGACATGGCCGACAGCCTTGATCGGATCACGACTTTCTACAAAGTCCTGAAAGAGAAGAACATCGTGCCAATGACGGCTGGCGGTGACCATCTCATCTCCTATCCGGTGCTCAAGGCCATTGCAGCAACCTCTCCGGTCGGCATGATCCATTTCGACGCTCACACCGATCTCTTCGATAATTATTTTGGTGGTTTCAAATATACCCACGGCACTCCGTTCCGCAGGGCCATTGAAGATGGCCATCTCGATCCCAAACGCACCGTTCAGATCGGCATTCGCGGCGCAATGTATAACGATGACGATATCGTCTGGGGTCTTGAACAGGGCGTCCGCATCATCCGCATTGAAGAAGTCGAAGACCGCGGCATCAAGGACGTGATGGCAGAGGCGCGCAAGATTGTCGGTGACAAGCCCACCTATGTCAGCTTCGATATCGACTCTATCGATCCAGCCTTCGCGCCGGGCACGGGCACGCCGGAAATCGGCGGTTTCACAACTCGCGAAGCGCAGCGCATGGTGCGGCTCCTTGAGGGACTCAACCTCATAGGAGCGGATCTCGTCGAGGTTTCCCCTCCCTTTGACAATACGGGCGGCACGGCTTGGGTCGGCGCCAATATTATGTATGAGCTTTTGTGTGTTCTCTCGCAATCTCCGGCAATCAAAAGCAAATGA